The Aneurinibacillus uraniidurans genome segment GAGCAAGTCGTTAAGACGGCTGCCAGAATTGAACAAAATTCAAATAGTGCCAAGCAACTTATGAAAGAGAATGAAAGTAAAGTAGCCTATATTCAAGTTAGAGGCTTACACAGTGACAGAGTAGGTAGCGGCTTTCTATACAACACTAAGGGCGATATTATTACAAACGCCCATGTAGTAGATGATGCCTATGAGATCATTGTGAAAATGTGGGATGGAAAGCAGGGAAAGGGAGAAGTTATTGGTATCAATACAGATAAAGATATTGCTCTCGTTCGTGTGCCTGAATTAGTGGGGCGTACACCGATGAAAGTTGATGCAGAAACAAAGGCAGATGCAGGGGAGCAAATACTGGCCTTAGGAAATCCATATGGATATGAGAAAACGGTGACACCCGGGCTTGTGAGTGGAATACGGGAGGATAAGGGAAATAGTTCTTATCTGTATCAAATATCAGCTTCTGTCTCTCCAGGGAATAGCGGTGGTCCGCTTGTACGGCTGGATAACGGGGCAGCGATTGGCATTGTGTCCGCACAGAGAAAAGATGATAATAATGTTA includes the following:
- a CDS encoding trypsin-like peptidase domain-containing protein, producing MGSSFQKGVAGALSTMLLCGGAVGGYAINEKMKTMPLTIEETLGQPKQGDQAKKENKEQVVKTAARIEQNSNSAKQLMKENESKVAYIQVRGLHSDRVGSGFLYNTKGDIITNAHVVDDAYEIIVKMWDGKQGKGEVIGINTDKDIALVRVPELVGRTPMKVDAETKADAGEQILALGNPYGYEKTVTPGLVSGIREDKGNSSYLYQISASVSPGNSGGPLVRLDNGAAIGIVSAQRKDDNNVSFSIPLTQVMPMFQQWSAHPQKRVQENRWGEQQASESIPSLQAVPAQKVLEVVVSRANVRSAPSLSSRVLTLIERGTIIDSFEEAIDKNGEVWYHIQSGEPGIDGWVNERTVSETEGDV